ATGAAAGATATTACGAATGAAATTAAGAACGAAGTAGATGCAACTAACGAACTTACATCAAGAGTTGAAGGAATGAAAACTGATTTAACGGAGAAAGAAGAAGTTTTACATGAGCTTGATGAGAACTACAAATCCGAAGAAGATGAAATGAAAAAAGATTACAATGTGCTTCTGAAAAATCTTAACGCAGAAGATAAGGCATTGTACACAAGATTAAAAAAGATGTTCAAAGGCGAAGTAATCGCTATTGTAAGAAAAGGTAACTGCACAGGATGTTATAACTCTATTCCTCCGCAAAAAGTTATTGAAATAGCGACTGCGGAAAAAGTTTACACATGCGAATCATGCGGAAGAATTTTAATTTCCGAAGAAGTTCTTAAAAACAACATCGACGCTTAATCATTATTAACAATTAAGTATTGGTGAAAAAAATAAAAGTTTTTACAGACGCTACAGCTAAAGGCAATCCGGGACCTTCGGGTCTCGGAATTGTTATCAAAGACGAATCCGACGAAATCCTCCTCACACACAAAGAATACATAGGCAAAGCAACAAACAATCAGGGCGAGTACACTGCCCTGCTCAAATCATTAACACTGCTCAAAAATCTAAATGCAGATTACGACTTCGTAGAATTTTACTCCGATAGTTTATTAATGGTAAGCCAGTTAACAGGTAAATATAAAATTAAGGATAAGTATCTTATGAGAAATGCTATGAACTTCTGGGAAGGAATAAACAAACTGGGAAAGAAACATTCAATCACATACATTCCGCGTGAGCAGAATGCTATTGCCGATAAGCTTGCGAACGAAGCAACACGCGAAGGCATGCTAGCCGAATCACAAAAATAAATCTCCCCTATTTAATAAGCCGGATTCTGTAAACGCACACTGGCGAGTGACAATCATTTATCTTAATTAAAACATTACTGTAATAATTTTTTGCGGCCTACCCCGGAAGCAATTTAAACGAGCGCTGTTTATGCTTCCTATACTTGGCCTTGCTCCGGATGAGTTTGTCAATCCGACAATTGCCCGCCGGATGGCAGCTCTTACCCTGCCGTTTCACCCTTACCTTGAGATAAACTCAGGGCGGTCTTCTTTTCTGTAACACTTCCTGTAAAAAATACTTACGTAAGTTTTACCCCGGACTTTCTCCGGGCATCCGCGCTCTCATGGAGTCCGGACTTTCCTCACTTCTCTGTAAGAATACAAAGTATGCGCGATTGTCTAAAATAGAGGAGAAAAATTTTCGAAAATTTTAAAGAACGTTATAGAATTAAAATTATTTTTTCTTTCACTTATTACTTTATACTTGTTACCTGCTACTTTTTACTACCTGCTCATTTCAAGCATTCGTTTTAATGGAGTTAGGGCTTTTCTCATCAAACCCTCACTCATTGTTATCTCAGGCTTCCTACCTTTCATACATAAATATAATTTTTCAAGCGTGTTCAGTTTCATATAAGGGCATTCATTGCAGTTACAGCTGTTTTCAGGCGGCGCAGGAATATATTTTTTGCCCGGCGCTTTTAATTCCATCTGGTGAATTATTCCGGGCTCTGTTGCAACAATAAATTCATTGCCTGAATCCTGTATTACATAATTAAGTAATGCGCTTGTTGAGCCTATAAAATCTGCATGTTTTAAAATCGTATCTTCACATTCAGGGTGAGCTATTATTTTTGCGTTCGGATTTTCAAATTTCAGCTTAGTAATTTTTCTATCGCTGAAAGTCTCGTGCACGATACATGCTCCCTGCCATAACTTCATTTCTCTTCCCGTCTGCTTCATTATGTAGCGGCCGAGATTTCTATCGGGAGCGAAGATAATTCCCTGCTCCTTCGGTATCTGTTCAACAATTTTAACTGCGTTAGATGAAGTGCATATTATATCTGATATTGCCTTCACTTCCGCTGAACAGTTTATGTATGAAATTAATATATGGTCAGGATATTTGTCCTTGAATTTCTGTAGTAAAGGCGCAGGGCATCCTTCTGCAAGCGAGCAGCCTGCGTTTAAATCAGGAAGCAAAACAAGTTTGTTGGGATTTAAAATCTTTGCCGTCTCAGCCATGAAATGCACCCCAGCAAATACAATCACATCTGCATCGGTTTTCTCTGCAGCCTGTGCAAGCTGGAGACTATCACCAATGTAATCAGCAAGGTCCTGTATATCATCATCCTGATAATAATGCGCGAGGATGACTGCATTCATTTTTTTCTTCAGCGCTTTTATCTCAGCGACTAAATCGATATTCAAATCAATCGATTGAATGCCTTCAATTTCTAATTTATTATTTGTTTCTATCATAATTGTAAGAACAAATTTACATAGAATAAAATTTATATATAATACAATTGATCAATTGATTAAAATTAATTCCCTTAAATTTAAATCAGTATTAATTTAAATTATATTATGAAGGCATTGATACTCTCGGCAGGACTAGGCACAAGACTAAAACCGCTAACCGATACAACTCCAAAACCGTTAATACCATACAAAGGTAAACCTCTTATTGTTCACCAGATTGAAAAGCTTAGAACTTTTGGGATCAGTGAGATTATTGTGAATGTTCATCACCTTAAAGATAAGATGATTGAATTTTTTAACTATAATAAGTTTGGCGTTAAAATAAATTTATCTATAGAAGAGGAAATTCTCGGAACAGGCGGAGGGATTATAAATGCCGAAAAATATTTGAAAGATGAGTCATTTTTTCTTGTTACTAATTCGGACATAATTACCGGAATTGATTTAAGGAAGTTTACAAAGAATTATTCAATCAGTCATCTTGCAGTCTTAGCCGTGCAAAACAGAAAAACTTCAAGGTATCTGAGCTTTGATAACAGAATGCATCTGAAGGGAAGAGCAGATGAAAATTCACAGGATGATAATAAATATGCATTCAATGGAACGCAAGTAATATCAAATAAAATTTTTAAACTCGGATACAAACCGGAGTTTAAGGATATAATAGATATTTATATTGAGTCAGTTAATAAAAGATTGACGATTAAAGGTTTTAATGTCGGTAATGCAGAGTTTAAAGATATAGGTAAGCCGGAAAATTTAGTATAAAATTTATACAACCTGCTCAACACGTTTCACCCATGGTAATTCTTTCATAAGTACACGTTCAACTCCTGCGCGCAGAGTCATCTGACTCATAGGGCAGCCGAGACATGAGCCGAGCAAGCGCAATTCAACTATACTCTCATCTTTAATATTCACAACTTCAACATCGCCTCCGTCAATTTGCAGGTAAGGTCTTATTCGTTTTAGTACTTCTTCAATTTGTGCCAGATTGATTTCCATTTTGTAAATTATAACTTTAAAAATTATTCAACTAACTTCATCATTTCCTTATTTGTTCGAACCAAGTCATACTTCCATGCGCCTTCTTTTATCGAGTAAACTTCGAAAGTTTTACCTGATGTAAATTTCAAAGAGACCTGAGCGTTATCGCCTTCCTTCTTCTCATTTACAACGTCAAAATCTTCATATAGATTTCCGAGTGACTTCGGATTTTTGAAATCGTTTATAAATGCTTCCTTCCCTGAAATGTTTCTTGCCTTTGCAGTAGTCTCAAATTGTTTTTGAGATTCAGCCGAAAGATAATTCCACGCTTTCTCTGTGCTTCCTTCTTTGACAGCCTTCACAAAATCTTTTATTGAGTTAGCCGGAGAATCTGAGCCGCCGGAGTTTCCGCAGCCACTTAATAACATTGCAAATCCAATAAGTACTAATAAGTATTTCATATCTTTAAATATTGATTTCAAGTTCTGGCATTTCGCTTTCTTTAGCGTTGAACATATTTACTTCTAATACAAGCTTTGAAGCGATGTCATTATAAATTTTTGCCGTTTCAGAATCAGGTGATTTTAATACAATCGGAACTCCTGCATCACCGCCTTCTCTTATTGCTGTGTTAATTGGAATTTCTCCAAGCAAAGGAATCTTATATTCATCACTCATTTTTTTACCGCCGCCTTCTCCGAATATAAATTCCTTCTTTCCGTCTGCGTGTTTAAAGTAGCTCATGTTTTCTATTATTCCCAATGTGGGAACGTTTACTTTTTCAAACATAACATATCCTTTGCGCGCATCTGCAAGAGAAATATCCTGCGGAGTTGTAACCATCACTGCCCCCGTAAGTGGAATCGTTTGGCTTAATGTCAGCTGAATATCACCTGTTCCCGGAGGCATATCGAATAATAAATAATCAAGCTCACCCCAAACAACTTCCGTCATAAACTGACGAAGCGCGCTTGAAGCCATAGGTCCACGCCAAACAACAGCAGTTCCCTCTTCCATTAAAAATCCGATTGACATAAGTTTCACTCCATGAGCATCAACAGGAAGCATTTTATTCTTCTCACCTTCTTTAACTAAGTATGGCTTCTCTTTTGTTCCAAACATAAGAGGAATTGAAGGACCGTAAATATCGGCATCAATTAATCCCACCTTCGCACCTTTTTGTGCAAGAGCAACTGCAAGATTTACTGCAACTGTTGATTTCCCTACTCCGCCTTTACCTGAAGCAACGGCAATAGTATTTTTTATATTGGGAAGAATGGATGCTTTTTTATCGTTGCGATGATTTGTAATTCCAAGTGAAAAATTTACCGTTACATTTTCTATTTCACTGAATGCAGATTTGATTGCATTTGATATCTGAGTTTTTACAGATTCAAGATTTTTATTCAGCGGATCGGATATTCCTAAATTTACAATTAAGTTCTTTCCGTTAATTGAGATGCCTTTATAAAATCCTAAAGTGATGTAATCTTTTTTAAGAAAAGGTTCGTTAATAGCAGCTAATATGCTTTTTATGTTTTGTTCTGTTATCATTATTTTTTGTTGAACTATCAAAGTAAGAATATCTGTTAAGTTATTAAATGGAATTCGTAAGCACATATTAACTGAAAATTTAATAATTTTTCTTTATCTTATATTTATGAAAGCAAATGAAATTATATTCCTGGTTGAAGAATCTTTAGAAGGTGGATATGAAGCAAAAGCCATTGGTGAATCAATATTTACTGAAGCTGAGTCCATTGAGAAATTAAAATCTAATATTAAAGAAGCCGTACATTGTCATTTTGATAATCCAAATTTTTCCCACAAAGTAGTTTTCCATTCATAATTCTGAATTCATCATTCATAATTCTAAACTCTTTTCCATTTCTTAAGAACTTCATTTTCACTAAATTTACCTTTTACATCATACTTGCTGAATAAAACATCTAAAATAGCTTTATTAGTTCTTGTCATCGCAGCCATTTTCTGGCTGGGAGCAGTGAACATTCGATTCTTCATTGGCAATCAGCTTTTGAATTACGACGAGTTCAATTTCAGAACAAGCATTCCCCCTGATGAAGAGAATCAGATCTTCCAGGCAATTGCAAACTGCTCACTGACTATCATGATTTTTTATCCGATAGCTCTGCTTGCTGCAATTGTCTTTATAAAAAACTGCAAGATAAAGCTTAAAGAAAATCCATGGCTATTGATGAGCTGCATTTTGTTTTTTGCATTCGTTCCTGTTGAGCTTTACACTTCATATCTTGATTTAAAATTCATTTTATTATTCAACACCAGACCGCCAAATCACGATATACTTTTAAAGTTATTCGGTGCGCGTATAGGATTTTTAAAAGGCGTTCCGTGGATTGCAGTTCTATCTTACTATACTATTATAGGCATTACAATTTTTCAGCCGCTGAAAAAATCACGCGAGCAGCTTGAATACGAAAAAAATAAAGCCAAAGAACACTCCTACAAATATATTTTCCACGAGGAAGATGATTTGATAATTGATGAAAAATAATCTACAGTACAAATGTCACTCATAAAAAAACAACCCGTAAAAAAAACAGACGAGAAAAAAGACGTAACCATAAATGAACTCATCGAGCTTCTTAACAATATGGGCTACAGAGTCCGTATTGAAAAAGGAACTTTCAAGGGCGGATTTTGCTTATTAAGAGAAGAGAAGATTTTCCTCTTGAAGAAAGACCTTGAACAGGATAAGAAAATCAGCATCCTTGCAAGCAACATCGCTGAAATAGGTGTTGAAGATATTTTTATAAAACCAAACCTTAGAGAGCTGATTGAAAATGCTTCAACCGAAGAAGGTTAAAGAAGATTAATACACAGAGGATTAATTATACATGAATAATTTACTATGAAAGTTACACTGCTCGGCACAGGCACATCACAAGGAATACCGGTAATAGGCTGCCCCTGCGCAACATGCCACTCATCAAATCCCAAAGATAAACGCTTACGAGTTTCAGCTTACATTGAAGTCCCCGGATACGGAATTAACAACGACACTCTCAAAATTTTAATTGATACTTCCTCGGACTTCCGTCAACAAATGCTTACAAATAAGTTTGATGATGTTGATGTTGTTTTATTTACTCATCATCACATTGACCACATAGGGGGAATGGATGACTTACGCCAAATCAATCAGCAGAAGAAAAAGAAGATTGATATCTACGGCAACAAGCTTACTCTTGATGAAATAAAAACAACATTCAGATATGTACTCGATGAAAGATTACAAAGGCACAACTCAGTCCCGCTTATAAATTTTAACTATATTGATTTAAATCCTTTCAAGATTAACGGACTGGAAATTATTCCTATAGAATTTTACCACGGTAATCTTCCTATATACGGATACAGAATCGGTAACTTTGCTTACATAACTGACGCAAGCATGATTCCTGAATCTGAATTTGCCAAGCTGCAAAATCTTGATGTACTCGTGCTTAATGCATTAAGACACAGACCGCATCCTACGCATTTTAATCTTGAGCAGGCAGTTGAAGTCGCTAGAAGATTAAAACCGAAGCAGACATATTTTACACATATCACTCACGATATGGCTCACGAAGAAACAAATAAAACTCTACCGCCGGAAATACAACTTGGTTACGACGGCTTATCATTCAACTTATAATGTGAAATTTAACATTACGACATTTTACCTATGAAAAATACATTACATAAAGCCATAACAGAAGCAGGAAAGATTTTAAAAGAGAACTTTGAAGGCTCTTTTAAAATCGAAAGTAAAGATATGATTGCAAATCTTGTAACTGAGATTGATAAGAAATCAGAGGCAAAAATAATTGAAATTATAAAGAACGACTTCCCTCTGCATAATATTTTATCGGAGGAAATAGGGGCGCTTACACAGGAATCAAATTACAAATGGATAATTGATCCGATCGACGGAACTATAAACTTTGCTCATGCAATTCCGATAACTTGTATCTCTATAGGACTCGAGAAAGACGGTGAAGTTATCATGGGAGCAGTTTATAATCCCATGATGAACGAACTCTTCTTCGCTGAAAAAGGTCAGGGTTCTTACTATAACGACAGACGAATTCATGTATCAAAAGAAAGCAACTTTGCAAAGTCATTGCTTGTAACAGGTTTCCCCTATGACTCAAGCCGCAATCCTCATAAGCCGGCAGAAGTATTCAATCGTATTGTTTACGCTGATATTCCTGTAAGAAGACTCGGCTCTGCAGCGCTTGATTTATGCTGGACTGCAATGGGACGCTTCGAAGGATTCTGGGAATACAATCTCAACGCATGGGATGTTGCAGCGGGATGTATAATACTGACTGAAGCAGGCGGAAAACTTTCCGACTTCGAGGGCAAACCTCTTTCAATATACAATAAGGAAATTTTAGCAACTAACGGATTGATACATGAAGAGCTGAGAAAAATTATTAAGAACGAAAAGTAAGTTAACTTATCGTCTCACTTAGTTCTAATATTTCTATAACAGCAGAAGCAGCTTCATAGCCTTTGTTGTCTTTTCCTTCGAGGCTTCTTTCATAAGCCTGCTGGGGAGTAAGAGTTGTAAGCACTCCAAAGCCAACCGGAATTTCAAACTCAACGGATAAATTCATAAGTGTATGTGAGAGCGGCTCGCAGATATATTCAAAATGAGCAGTCTCGCCTTTTATCACGCAGCCAAGAGTTACAATGCCGTCGTACTTAGTAAGGTTGCAAAGCTTCTTTACAATCAGAGGAATTTCATAGGCCCCGGGCACAAAAAACACATCGATATTTTTTTCATCAAATCCCTTTTGTATTAGAGCAGATTTTGCTCCTTTAAGCAGAGCCATAATTATCGGCTCGTTATATTTGCTGATTACAATTCCTATTTTCTTTTGTGAAAAGTCCATGCTGTTTATTATATATTATGCTACTTTTTTAGGGAGCATAGCTCTCATTTTATCTATCTCTTTTTCGGAGATATAATATTTTCCCATATTACCCGCATCATTTTTTCTTCCGCCGTGAAAATCAGAGCCGCCCGATGTTAATAAATTAAACTTCGAAGCAATCTCTTTATATTTTTTGGTATCCGTTGCAGTGTGTGACGGGTGAATAACTTCAATGCCGTCAAGTCCCGCTGATTTAAAAATCTTTATCTCTTCTTCGTTAAAATATTTTGCAGGATGAGCAAGGAATGATAATCCCCCTGCTTCTTTTATTACTTTAAAAACTCTGTCGTAGTTTGGTCTTACTTTTTTCACATCGGCAACTTTATCATCGCCTATGTATTTTGAAAAAGCATCAAAGAAGCTTTTTACAAATCCCTGCTTCACAAGTGCATTTGCAATGTGAGGACGACCGATTGAAACCGTAGTCTTCAGATCTTCTTTTGCGTCATCATAGGTAATCGTGCTGCCAAGCTCATTGAGCTTTGTTATGATTTTCTTTATGCGCAAGATGCGCTCTTCCTGAATTTCGGTCAGAAGCTCTTTCATAACGGGAGCATTAGGGTCAATGAAATATCCGAGGATGTGCATTTCGCGATTCATGTATTCGCCGCTTATTTCAACTCCGGGGATGACTTCGATGTCCTCTTTCAGTCCCGTGCGGATAGCCTCCTTCAGTCCCCCAATATTATCGTGGTCAGTGATGCTTATTATCTTAGTACCCGTTTTCTGGATTTTCTTAACTATTTCAAAAGGCGAGAAGAAGCCGTCGGAGTAGTAAGTATGTAAGTGTAGATCTACCTTCATTTATCAAATGTACAACATAACTGAAACTTGATTGTGATTAAAGTCGGAAAATAGTCGGGTTTTTTGAATTTCAAATTTCATATTTAAATAGTCGGGTTTTGGTCGGCCTCTTATTTCTCCGTTATTGTAAAAACAGTAATTCTTATTTTTAATTTGAAAAAAGTCGGGAAAAAGTCGGGTTTCTGCAAAATAAGAAATCGTATCCAGGCCTGACAGGTTTTCAATCCTGTCAGGTCTGCTGTATACAAAATAATTCGCCAAGGCGAATCACATTTTATTCAGGCAACCACCCCTACCCCCCTCCTTCGTAAGGAGGGGGAAAACATAAATTGTTTTTAGTCCACGGCTTGAAAGCCGTGGCAATTCACCATATATAATTTACATCAATTGAAGATAAAACGGAAGTGTGGTTTACCTATTAGTAGGTATGGGTCAAATTTTATAAATTATTTTAAATATTTATTCGTAAATTAGTAGAATAGTTATTGACATGAAACTTCTTAGATTTATTACATATTCAGATTTCAAATTTTGTAGAAATTATAAAAGAGCATCTCTTGATGTATTTTTAAAAAATATACCTAAGGCATATCTTCTTCAATTTACAGCTTCCTTAGGATATAGATTGCTTTATAGAGAAAATAGTTTTGATATAAATAATGATACACTAATAACACTTTTTTTTAAACAAAAAAGGTTGTTAAAAAAATATTCTCGAGTCATAAATAAAATTCGGAAAGATGAGAAAATCGATGCAATCATTTTTACTCCTATAGCAAATCTTAAAATTCAACAATATGCAATTTTCAAAGGAAACGAAAAGAAAAAATTGAAAATTACAAAAAAGATCTTAAGAAACTTATTTAAAGCATATTTATACATTAATGAAACTTATAATGAGAAAATGAACCAGACTGTAGAAAAGCTAGAAGACAAAAGTAGAATAAACAAATTAATATTTGGTTATGTTACAATGCTTTTCCCACAAATTGAATTAGTAAATTCTGATGTGTTAGATTCATATTGTCAGTTCTTCAAAGGAATTTTTTTCTTTAAATATTTAAGTGAGTCAAGCTTAAAAGATTTTATTCCTCTATTTTTAAAATCAAAAGGATTTTCGACTTGGCCCGAATATATGAAAGTAGTTAATAGTATTAATATGTCTCAAACCAATTTAGATAAATATGTAAGTCAAGACAAAGCAACCTATATAATAACTTTTGCTACCGATCTAGAAAAAGAAATTAATTTTATGGCTAATTTAGATGTACGGTTGATAGATTTAAAAGATTACAAATATGATGATGATGATTTCAAAATATTAAGAAATTTTCCGGTTTTTAGATTAACTCAACATACTTTTGCTTTTTTAAATTTTAAATTATTCCAAGATAAGTTATTCCATAGTATACTGTTTGATTTTCACAAAATTTATAAAGAAACCAAAAAAAGCATATCTTTACCTAAATTTAAACAGCAATATTATTCCAAACATTTTATTGAAGAGTATTTATTAAGATATTTACTATTAAATTGTTTTCGTGGAAAATTTAATGTTAATAAAAGTACTGCTTATAATGATTTTGAGTGTTCAGATTATTACTTAGATAGTTTTAACAATTTAATTTTGATTGAATGCAAAGACATTCTGGTAAGTGAACAAATCAAAAATTCTTTTGATCCACCGTCAATAATTGAATATATAAATAAAATACTTGTAGAAGACAGTGGCGTAACACAAATAGTGAATGTTTTAAAAAAAATAGATTCAGGAAACTCCAGAGAAGTTCCTATTGATAACATTTTAAATAAATTTAATAAAGTTTTTGTATATCCTGTAATAATTTATACAGATAAAGCATTAGATTGCAATGGTATAAATTATCATTTAAATTCAATTTTTATGAAAGAGATTGCAAAAATAAACTTCAATAAAATCGAAGTAAAAAATTTAATTCTTATCAATATTAATACATTTATTAAATATTTTGAGTTATTTAAGAAAAAAAGATTTAATTTTTTGGATTACTTAAAAATTTATATTAAATATTTAAAAACGGATGATTCGGAATTGGCTGATTTTAATTCTATTTTCATCAGAGAGGTTGATAAGTTAAAAAAGAAAGTAAAAGTAACATACACACCTATTTTAGGAGAGTTTTGGAAAAATAATGATATTAAAATAGATTTATAAACTTCCCCCTCTTTCTTCATTTAATTATTGATTATTTTTAAGTAAATTCAATCTTTTATATCCGAAATATTGAACATAATTCTTATAACGGGAGGACCATCTGCCGAGCGCGATGTTGCCCTCTCTTCAAGCAGAAGTATATTAAAATCTTTAAGAGAACTCGGTCATAATGTAAAAGTTATTGACCCCGTCTATGGCGATGAATCTGTAAGCGAAGAAAAAATTTTTGAAGATAAGGTCAGCGGTGAATATCCTTCAGCTGAAAAACTTCTTGAAATAAGACGAACAGCCGATAGAAATATTTTACGATGCTTTAACTCTGATTTGTTTAATGATACAGATTTTGTTTTCTTAGGACTTCACGGAAAGTTCGGTGAGGACGGAAAGATACAGTCGCTGTTGGATTTGCGTCACATTAAATATACGGGTTCCGATTATTTTGCATCTGCGCTGGCATTTAATAAGGAAGTCGCGAAAATAATTTTCAGCAATAATAATATCCCAACTCCGCGATGGATGTTCTCACTTTCAGAGGAAGAAGCGCTTAGCGAGGAATTTTTAAAGAAGATTATTAAACAATTAGGTTTTCCTATCGTAGTTAAACCAGATGATGACGGCAGCAGTGTTGGCATAACAATTTTAAAGAACGAAAACGATTACGAAGCATATTCTATAGCAGTTCAGTTAGCATTTAACTACTCAGATAAAGTTCTTTTTGAAAAATATGTCGAGGGTAAAGAGTTAACGGTTAGCATCTTAGGAGATGAAGCATATCCTGTAGTTGAAATAAGACCTAAGAACGGAATCTACGATTACGAGCATAAGTACACGAAAGGCATGACGGAATATTTCTGTCCGGCAGAATTAACAGAATCCGAAACGAAAAGAATTCAGCATCTTGCGCTGACTGCTCACAGAGCGCTTGGCTGCAAGGTATATTCGAGAGTGGACTTTCTGCAATCGAATTACGATAAAGAGTTTTATTGCTTAGAAGTAAATACATTGCCGGGCATGACAGAGACTTCGTTAGTCCCGAAATCTGCGAAGGCAAAGGGAATGGAGTTTACACAATTGATTGATAAGCTGATAAAGTTATCGGTGGAGAAGTATTAGAAACAAAAGTTTCCCCCTCCTTACTAAGGAGGGGGATTAAGGGGGCGGTTAAAGGTAAGAGCAAATTTTGTTTGCAAGTTCTCATTAACCCCTCCCTGTCCCTCCCCTTAGTAAGGGGAGGGAAGAAAGACATTTGAATGGATTCGTATCAAGTGCGGGACTACAACAGGGTTGTAAAATAAATCTTCTTATCTTCTTATGGAAACTAAACCTGAAAAAGACGGTTTGCTAAAAATCGTTATGAGGTTTATAAAGTACAACAAGAAAGTAGTCTTGTTTTTAATTGTTCTTGGAACGCTATTGGTATTTGCATCAATCGGGAACAAAGGATTGATTTCAAGACTTAGAATGGAAAGCGAACGCAAGGCGCTTGAAGTCCAGCTGAAAGAAGAGCAGCAAAAGACAAAGGACTTACAAAAAGATATTGAAGATTTAAAAAGCTCAGATAAAAAAATTGAACAGACTGCCCGCGAGAAATACGGCATGACGAAAGAGAATGAGACCATCTACAAAATTTTAATCGACAGCACTAAATGAAAAATGTTGTAAGCACTTTAAAAGAAATTCTGGCAATACATTCACCGACCGGCTACACAATTGAAGTTATAAATCATATTGAATCTCTTTTTAAGGATTCAAAGCTGCACATAAAAAAAACAAATAAGGGTTCGCTGCTTGTTTCGTTTACGGAAAATCCGGAGCTTGTTATTACAGGGCACATTGATACGCTCGGAGCAATGGTAAAGGAAATTAATAAAGACGGCACACTTGTAATTACTGAGCTTGGAAGCTATCCTTTGAATTCATTTGAAGGCGAGTATGTTACAATAAGAAACTCAAAAGGTAAATTTTTCAGAGGAACGTTTTTGCTGAACAATCCTGCTTCTCACGTAAACAGAAAAGTGGGAACCGATGCAAGGTCACTTGAAAATA
The genomic region above belongs to Bacteroidota bacterium and contains:
- a CDS encoding D-alanine--D-alanine ligase — protein: MSEILNIILITGGPSAERDVALSSSRSILKSLRELGHNVKVIDPVYGDESVSEEKIFEDKVSGEYPSAEKLLEIRRTADRNILRCFNSDLFNDTDFVFLGLHGKFGEDGKIQSLLDLRHIKYTGSDYFASALAFNKEVAKIIFSNNNIPTPRWMFSLSEEEALSEEFLKKIIKQLGFPIVVKPDDDGSSVGITILKNENDYEAYSIAVQLAFNYSDKVLFEKYVEGKELTVSILGDEAYPVVEIRPKNGIYDYEHKYTKGMTEYFCPAELTESETKRIQHLALTAHRALGCKVYSRVDFLQSNYDKEFYCLEVNTLPGMTETSLVPKSAKAKGMEFTQLIDKLIKLSVEKY
- a CDS encoding PHP domain-containing protein, with the translated sequence MKVDLHLHTYYSDGFFSPFEIVKKIQKTGTKIISITDHDNIGGLKEAIRTGLKEDIEVIPGVEISGEYMNREMHILGYFIDPNAPVMKELLTEIQEERILRIKKIITKLNELGSTITYDDAKEDLKTTVSIGRPHIANALVKQGFVKSFFDAFSKYIGDDKVADVKKVRPNYDRVFKVIKEAGGLSFLAHPAKYFNEEEIKIFKSAGLDGIEVIHPSHTATDTKKYKEIASKFNLLTSGGSDFHGGRKNDAGNMGKYYISEKEIDKMRAMLPKKVA
- a CDS encoding septum formation initiator family protein; this translates as METKPEKDGLLKIVMRFIKYNKKVVLFLIVLGTLLVFASIGNKGLISRLRMESERKALEVQLKEEQQKTKDLQKDIEDLKSSDKKIEQTAREKYGMTKENETIYKILIDSTK